A genomic segment from Saprospiraceae bacterium encodes:
- the rseP gene encoding RIP metalloprotease RseP, which yields MDILIMAGQLMLSLSILIVLHEMGHFFPARFFGTRVEKFYLFFDPWFSLFKKKVGDTEYGIGWLPLGGYVKISGMIDESFDREQMSQEPQPWEFRSKPAWQRLIIMLGGVTVNFILGFLLYGMVLFVWGEEYLPAKNVEYGIHADSLGMELGLKNGDQILAIGDNPFEQFNEREVIRQIVINSASKLVISRDGQEMTLPIDEKYIGILSSHANKDKRLFYARVPFVAGDIQKDSPADKAGLKVEDKIIALNGTPTPYFDNFATIGGDLKSRPVNITILRDKTDTLALAMTTTEEGKIGVVPYGPNYFFETEKLEYTLAQALPAGVIKGWNFLGDQIKAFGQIFKSKIKASESLGGFASIGKMFGNEWNWERFWTMTAILSLILAFMNLLPIPALDGGHVVFLLYEVVSGRKPSDKFLEYATMAGFVIVIGLVLFANGMDILRIFK from the coding sequence ATGGATATCCTGATAATGGCGGGGCAATTGATGTTAAGTTTGTCCATTTTGATTGTGTTACATGAAATGGGACACTTCTTTCCGGCTCGCTTTTTTGGCACGAGAGTAGAAAAATTTTACCTCTTTTTCGATCCCTGGTTTTCTCTATTTAAAAAGAAAGTAGGTGATACAGAATATGGTATTGGCTGGTTACCACTGGGTGGCTACGTCAAGATTTCAGGTATGATTGATGAAAGTTTTGACCGGGAACAAATGAGCCAGGAACCACAGCCCTGGGAATTTCGCTCCAAACCCGCTTGGCAACGCTTAATCATCATGCTGGGTGGGGTGACGGTCAACTTTATCCTGGGTTTTTTGCTATACGGCATGGTCTTATTCGTCTGGGGGGAAGAATACCTACCCGCTAAAAATGTCGAATATGGTATTCACGCCGATTCCTTGGGGATGGAATTGGGTCTAAAAAATGGCGACCAGATTCTGGCCATTGGCGATAATCCTTTTGAGCAATTTAATGAAAGGGAAGTTATACGGCAGATCGTTATTAATAGTGCTTCAAAATTGGTCATTTCCAGAGATGGCCAGGAGATGACCCTGCCTATTGATGAAAAATACATCGGCATCCTTTCCAGTCACGCGAACAAAGATAAACGGTTGTTTTATGCTCGGGTTCCTTTTGTGGCCGGCGACATCCAAAAGGATTCTCCAGCGGATAAAGCGGGCTTGAAAGTGGAAGACAAGATCATCGCCCTAAACGGTACTCCTACACCTTATTTTGATAATTTTGCTACCATTGGCGGCGACTTGAAGAGCCGCCCGGTTAACATCACCATCTTACGCGATAAAACAGATACCCTGGCACTTGCTATGACCACGACGGAAGAAGGGAAAATCGGTGTCGTACCTTATGGCCCCAACTACTTTTTTGAAACCGAAAAACTGGAATATACCCTGGCTCAAGCTTTACCTGCCGGTGTGATCAAAGGTTGGAACTTCCTGGGTGACCAAATCAAGGCATTCGGTCAAATCTTTAAAAGCAAGATAAAAGCTTCGGAAAGTCTAGGCGGCTTTGCCTCCATCGGCAAAATGTTTGGCAACGAATGGAACTGGGAGCGATTCTGGACCATGACAGCCATTCTATCGCTGATATTGGCTTTTATGAACTTACTTCCTATCCCTGCTTTGGATGGCGGGCATGTGGTCTTCCTCTTATACGAGGTAGTCAGCGGCCGCAAACCGTCTGACAAATTCCTGGAATACGCCACCATGGCCGGTTTTGTGATCGTCATTGGCCTGGTTTTATTTGCCAATGGCATGGATATTCTGCGGATATTTAAATAG
- a CDS encoding 16S rRNA (uracil(1498)-N(3))-methyltransferase — translation MYLFYTTKIEGNWAILEEGEARHCSQVLRKKPGEEIHFVDGAGGKYSATLVEVGKKTCRLSIEDKQMDLGDTSASLHLAVAPTKNIDRFEWFLEKATEIGIDRITPLLCQRSERKSLRNDRLERVMVAAMKQSLKARLPTLAPLMPFDTFLATQKEGQRLIAHCVDDDKKLLKDTYSIGKDVCILIGPEGDFSEEEIQGALRTGFVPVSLGNARLRTETAAIVACHSIALLNQ, via the coding sequence ATGTACTTATTTTATACAACTAAAATCGAAGGTAATTGGGCCATTTTGGAGGAGGGCGAAGCGCGGCATTGTTCGCAGGTATTGCGAAAAAAACCAGGAGAGGAGATCCATTTTGTTGATGGTGCAGGTGGGAAATACAGCGCCACTTTGGTAGAGGTCGGTAAAAAAACTTGTCGGCTTAGCATTGAAGACAAACAAATGGACCTCGGAGATACCTCCGCGAGCTTGCATTTGGCGGTAGCGCCCACCAAAAACATTGACCGTTTTGAATGGTTTTTAGAAAAAGCCACAGAAATTGGCATTGATCGTATCACCCCCCTCCTTTGCCAACGCTCGGAGCGGAAAAGCCTGCGCAATGATCGCCTGGAAAGGGTAATGGTGGCCGCTATGAAACAATCCTTGAAGGCCCGTTTGCCCACTTTGGCGCCCTTAATGCCCTTTGACACCTTTTTGGCCACTCAAAAAGAGGGGCAACGCCTGATTGCACATTGTGTAGATGATGATAAAAAATTACTGAAAGATACCTATAGCATAGGTAAGGACGTTTGTATTTTGATTGGCCCCGAGGGCGATTTTTCAGAAGAGGAAATACAAGGAGCACTTAGGACAGGCTTTGTTCCTGTCTCTTTGGGAAATGCTCGCTTGCGGACAGAAACGGCGGCCATCGTGGCCTGCCACAGTATTGC